Genomic DNA from Oxyura jamaicensis isolate SHBP4307 breed ruddy duck chromosome 23, BPBGC_Ojam_1.0, whole genome shotgun sequence:
ttctgctgctgtcacctcctcttcctcctcttctggaATCAGGCTATATTTGGTTCCACCAGGCTGCATGAAGCACTCCTTGGCAAAGTGACCTGCAAAACAGCGTTTGAAGCTGCAACCCCTCCTCCCacatgctttttttgtgtggCTGCATTTCACCTGAAGTGCCAACAACAACCTTATTACCAGTCACCTTACAAGAATCCACACTGTACGGTTTTTGTCCAAGCATTTCCACAACTTTAACATGCCCTCATTGAACAAGGCAAGAGAGCAAGCGCAACACACATCGTTCTGGAGAGATTCACCAGGCAAAGCTAAGACATTTGTCTGAACAGGGAAATCTGGGTGAGGGCTTAAGCAGAAAGCTAAAGCACACAGGGAAGGGAGTCAGCTGCTGGGACAGACATCCAGCAGGTGAGATGAAAGCCACAAACACCTAAGAAGTCAGCTCATTCTAGTTCTGGGCTTTTTACTCAAGACTTCAAAGCTCATCTACTAAAAGTGGTGGCAGAGACTGCAGAGAGGCAGCATCTGCCTGCCTGTTCTGAGCAGACGTCATTAAAAAGCAGACTAGAAATATGCAGAATCTAGTTTAAAGTTCTGGGGTTTCTTTAAAATGGTACTTTAAGGGCAGTTATCTACCACTGCACAGAACCATGCTGGTGTTTAACAACCACCTTGATAAACCTTCACCAAAATAACATCAGCTCCAGCTTAACCCCTTACCCTATGATAAGAGGtagggtgcagcaagagctccGCACACAGAAGACTACCTTACACCTCAGCAACTTGCAAGAGCACCACATAAGTCAACTTCTCATTCTTGTACTAGGCAAAATACAAAAACCTTACCTGGTAAAAACGCTTAATTTGAGCTCTAAGACAGCTGCTCACAAGCTTGCTGATTAGTTGGAACACGATGTGAAGTCCTTTCCACTGAGCTTTTCACCATTGTTAAATGGTCTGGTGAAGGCATACGTTTATTTCTTAGCATGCAGAACTGGAATGAAGCCTCAGCTAGGAGAGGCTTTAACACAGGAAGAAGCTGTACTCAGCAGAACTGTTCCTTATAGAAAGGCCAAGGACACAACTTTAAGAAACAGATCTTTTTAAAGGAGTTTAGCTAAGCCTTTCCTGTGCATAACAAGCGATGGAAAATGTAGCTCTCCCCTAAGAGAGGGGcttcaaagcaaaattcagtCTTTACGTGGCAAAAGAACAAATCCCTACAAAAACATACCTTTGCAGCCACATTTCTTACACACAGTGTTCAAGACAGCTTCAAGCGTGATCTTCTGGCTAGTGTAGTCCCTGAACATGCGTTTTTTCCTCTCATCCTGactggagagagaaggaaagttCCACTTTCAATCCACCCTCACTTCAGTCCTGTTTATATAGGCACACTAAAGACTTTCCCCCCCTCCCAATGTTGCTCCAAGAGCACCACTGAGCTAAATCAAAGAATGAACCCACACATTAGCGTAAACCACATCATTAACATGCCGTACTCAGTAGATTTACCTACTCAAGGGCAACATTGTTCGGATCAAGGTCTTTTCCTGTGCCTTGGTTAACAACCTTCATGGAGAGGGAAAGTTTCAGTTTGTCATCCTTCATCTGGAAGATACGGAACAATAAGAGTAAGTAACAGTGGTGTTCATTAACACAACCCATCTTTTATACTATAGGTGTATTGCCATTGCAGAGTATTCTCATCAACAGCCTCATAAACAATAAAACCAAGTTGTAAGTCCCTTCAGATTAACATTCTGCTTTCCGTATGACCAAACCCATGCTTGAGAAAAGCGTGCACGTTTGGAAGCTTTGCTACAGTTCTCAAATAAATCAGCTGCAAGGGAGCTCCCCCAGACTGGCAGTGTGGCTGACTCACATCCTGAAAAACGAAGCTATATGTGTgatgtgtatgtacatatatgaaaaatgaaactctgtgtgtgtgtatatccATCCCTCTTCCCATGTGTATCTATGAGATGGAAAACAGCCTAAGTACCTGATTGAGGAGCTAGTACCTTCTGAACCTTAATAAGCTTGGTAACTACATCACTGCCATGGAAGCAAGTGCAAAGGCTGTACGTTTTCTCTTTCAGCCTCTCTCACAACCTCCTGCATTTTCACCCACGCTGCTatggaaggtttttgttttgttcacgTGTGACTTCTATGCAGTTATTTGCAGGCAATCAAACGAACTCTTCTGTTGTTCACCTCTCCAACACGCTTCTTCCTCTACAACAAAGAGGCCAGGAACCCAACAACTGTTCCAGACAGAGAAAGCAGCTGTTTGATGgaaatttatgaaaacattaaaaagaaatgtacgCTGCAGATGGCTGCAAAAGCCTTTCATACATCCCTTCTCTACTGTAAAGGAGACTGAGATGTTCTCGACCCTTTTCCCTTACCTCACTCAGAATTCTGTACTGGTTGTGTACATCAGCCCCATCGCCATCTTCCAACAAAAAGCTCCAAAGACAGAGACCTGTGCAGCTCTGAACTGAATGCTCCCACCATGCTCCTGAGCCATCTCCCTTTGCTTCCACGGCTCACCAAAGCAAGAGTCTTTAGTCTTTGTTCCAAGTaagctttaaataaatgcagtgtaggttgtagggaaaaaaatcctatagAGGTATATATTTAATCatctctcaaagaaaaaaaaaggttttcccCCTCTTGGGCCTAATTCACTGCCAACGATGCCCTCCTGAAAAGAGCAACACCAAAAGTCACAGTTTCTCCTAAGAACAGCACCAGGGAATCAAGGATTAACATTACCTCTTTTCCAATAAGCTTCACCCATACTTTGTCTCCGACATCCACCATCTCCGAGGGCTTATCCACCCGGCAGGAAGACATGTGAGTCTTATGAACAAGGCCTGGTCACAgtttgggggggaaaaagagaatgtatttttgcaccattaacaaataaaaatataacagtGTTTATTTCATCTTCAGCTCGTCCTCTCTTAATTTCTACTTCTATGTTTTATGACGTACCAAAGCAGAGTAATATAAAACATCCTTTATAAGTCAACGTATGTTGAAGGTGCATGCTCGTGATTTTTTTACTGCTAGAGGCGTGTGATCAACGGAGAACAAAGAGCCCAGCGACACAACGCTGTGCTGGCAGCGTCAGAAGCATTAAACACCACAGCTGTCCTGGACTTCTGTTGCGCTTGGGAGGTCACGAGGCCCGAACGCTGCACTTCCAATCTGCACAAATACCCCACGCGGGCCACAGGGTTACCAAAAAAATGACAGATATGGAAACACCTTGCTGGTCTGGCTCGTAATTCAGCGCCTGTCTGCGCCTCAAAGCAGCCTCCCCCTAGCAGCCACACTTCTGTCCAAAGCCTTTTATTAGAACTGG
This window encodes:
- the ZCCHC17 gene encoding nucleolar protein of 40 kDa isoform X2 gives rise to the protein MSSCRVDKPSEMVDVGDKVWVKLIGKEMKDDKLKLSLSMKVVNQGTGKDLDPNNVALDQDERKKRMFRDYTSQKITLEAVLNTVCKKCGCKGHFAKECFMQPGGTKYSLIPEEEEEEVTAAECERHKKSSLTDDSSKKRKKEKKKKKKHKSKQSSESDSDSSDSDSDGAQPASKRAKHSGKASKTQKKKKKKHKKKTKE
- the ZCCHC17 gene encoding nucleolar protein of 40 kDa isoform X1; this translates as MEALPELYAIFQGEVASVTEYGAFIKIPGCRKQGLVHKTHMSSCRVDKPSEMVDVGDKVWVKLIGKEMKDDKLKLSLSMKVVNQGTGKDLDPNNVALDQDERKKRMFRDYTSQKITLEAVLNTVCKKCGCKGHFAKECFMQPGGTKYSLIPEEEEEEVTAAECERHKKSSLTDDSSKKRKKEKKKKKKHKSKQSSESDSDSSDSDSDGAQPASKRAKHSGKASKTQKKKKKKHKKKTKE